Proteins encoded together in one Staphylococcus aureus window:
- the mupG gene encoding 6-phospho-N-acetylmuramidase encodes MTGFSVYLGQPLDEAYIKRMIKQGYQMIFTSVQIPEEDDETKYHYFTKLLNLLKHEQVTYLIDANPSILTPSFYDHLRQYDAQFMIRIDHSTSIEAIEAIMAQGLKCCLNASIISRELLTSLHQQLNDFTLLSFCHNYYPRPDTGLSVDLVNKKNELIYQFNPKAQIYGFIVGSDLRGPLHKGLPTIEATRHSHPVVAAKLLQETGVSEVLVGDSLIEMRQAKQLIDFCKHRHFTLCIEEVFDTTVTYLFDMCHKVRPDNPENVIRSETSRQICPHSIQPQFTTQRRIGSVTVDNLNNGRYQGEMQIVRQTLSAHDNVNVVAQIIKEDLPLLSCIEPNDTFDFQKTRECKK; translated from the coding sequence TTGACAGGCTTTTCAGTGTATTTAGGACAACCTTTAGATGAAGCGTATATTAAGCGAATGATTAAACAAGGTTACCAAATGATTTTTACATCTGTACAAATACCAGAAGAAGATGACGAGACAAAATATCATTATTTCACAAAACTACTCAATTTATTAAAACATGAACAAGTGACTTACCTCATAGATGCTAATCCATCTATTTTAACACCATCTTTTTATGACCATCTTCGACAATATGATGCACAATTTATGATTCGTATCGATCATAGTACATCAATTGAGGCAATCGAAGCGATAATGGCACAGGGTTTAAAGTGCTGTTTGAATGCAAGTATTATTTCCCGGGAATTGTTAACAAGCTTACATCAACAATTGAATGATTTTACATTACTTTCATTTTGTCATAACTATTATCCAAGACCAGATACGGGATTATCTGTTGACTTGGTCAATAAGAAAAATGAACTCATTTATCAATTTAATCCAAAGGCACAAATATATGGTTTTATTGTAGGGAGTGATTTGCGAGGTCCTTTGCATAAAGGCTTGCCAACAATTGAAGCAACGAGACATAGTCATCCTGTCGTTGCAGCTAAATTATTACAAGAAACTGGTGTATCTGAAGTGTTAGTTGGAGACTCATTGATTGAAATGAGGCAGGCAAAACAACTTATAGATTTTTGCAAGCATAGGCATTTCACGTTATGTATTGAAGAAGTGTTTGATACGACAGTGACTTACCTTTTCGATATGTGTCATAAAGTACGCCCGGATAATCCGGAAAATGTCATTCGTTCGGAAACGTCAAGACAAATATGTCCACATTCGATTCAACCACAGTTTACGACGCAACGACGCATTGGTTCAGTAACCGTTGATAATTTGAATAACGGACGTTATCAAGGCGAAATGCAAATTGTGAGACAAACGCTTAGTGCACATGACAATGTGAATGTTGTTGCACAAATTATTAAAGAAGACTTACCACTGTTAAGTTGTATCGAGCCGAATGATACATTTGATTTTCAAAAAACTAGGGAGTGTAAGAAGTGA
- the ptsG gene encoding glucose-specific PTS transporter subunit IIBC, which translates to MRKKLFGQLQRIGKALMLPVAILPAAGLLLAIGTAMQGESLQHYLPFIQNGGVQTVAKLMTGAGGIIFDNLPMIFALGVAIGLAGGDGVAAIAAFVGYIIMNKTMGDFLQVTPKNIGDPASGYASILGIPTLQTGVFGGIIIGALAAWCYNKFYNINLPSYLGFFAGKRFVPIMMATTSFILAFPMALIWPTIQSGLNAFSTGLLDSNTGVAVFLFGFIKRLLIPFGLHHIFHAPFWFEFGSWKNAAGEIIHGDQRIFIEQIREGAHLTAGKFMQGEFPVMMFGLPAAALAIYHTAKPENKKVVAGLMGSAALTSFLTGITEPLEFSFLFVAPLLFFIHAVLDGLSFLTLYLLDLHLGYTFSGGFIDYFLLGILPNKTQWWLVIPVGLVYAVIYYFVFRFLIVKLKYKTPGREDKQSQAATASATELPYAVLEAMGGKANIKHLDACITRLRVEVNDKSKVDVPGLKDLGASGVLEVGNNMQAIFGPKSDQIKHEMQQIMNGQVVENPTTMEDDKDETVVVAEDKSATSELSHIVHAPLTGEVTPLSEVPDQVFSEKMMGDGIAIKPSQGEVRAPFNGKVQMIFPTKHAIGLVSDSGLELLIHIGLDTVKLNGEGFTLHVEEGQEVKQGDLLINFDLDYIRNHAKSDITPIIVTQGNITNLDFKQGEHGNISFGDQLFEAK; encoded by the coding sequence GTGAGGAAGAAACTTTTCGGTCAATTGCAACGTATTGGTAAAGCGCTAATGTTACCTGTTGCGATTTTACCAGCAGCTGGTCTGTTATTAGCTATCGGTACAGCTATGCAAGGTGAATCATTACAACACTACTTGCCGTTTATACAAAATGGTGGCGTACAAACTGTCGCTAAATTAATGACAGGTGCTGGTGGTATCATTTTTGATAACTTGCCTATGATTTTCGCATTAGGTGTCGCAATCGGATTAGCTGGCGGTGATGGCGTAGCAGCTATCGCAGCATTCGTCGGTTACATAATCATGAACAAAACAATGGGCGACTTTTTACAAGTTACACCTAAGAATATTGGTGATCCAGCGAGTGGTTACGCTAGCATTTTAGGTATCCCAACATTACAAACAGGTGTGTTCGGCGGTATTATAATCGGGGCCCTGGCAGCTTGGTGTTATAACAAGTTCTATAACATTAACTTACCATCTTATTTAGGTTTCTTCGCTGGTAAGCGTTTCGTACCTATTATGATGGCTACAACATCATTTATTTTAGCATTCCCAATGGCATTAATTTGGCCAACGATTCAATCAGGATTAAATGCATTCAGTACAGGATTATTAGATTCAAATACTGGTGTTGCCGTATTCTTATTTGGTTTCATCAAGCGTTTATTAATTCCATTCGGTCTACATCACATTTTCCACGCACCGTTCTGGTTCGAGTTTGGTTCATGGAAAAATGCAGCTGGTGAAATTATTCACGGTGACCAACGTATCTTTATCGAACAAATTCGTGAAGGCGCACATTTGACAGCTGGTAAATTCATGCAAGGTGAATTCCCTGTTATGATGTTCGGTTTACCTGCAGCAGCTTTAGCAATTTATCACACAGCTAAACCTGAAAATAAGAAAGTAGTAGCAGGTTTAATGGGTTCTGCTGCTTTAACATCATTCTTAACTGGTATTACAGAACCATTAGAATTCTCATTCTTATTTGTAGCACCATTATTATTCTTTATTCACGCAGTACTTGATGGTTTATCATTCTTAACATTGTACTTATTAGATCTTCATCTAGGTTATACATTCTCAGGTGGTTTCATCGACTACTTCTTACTCGGTATACTACCTAATAAGACACAATGGTGGTTAGTCATTCCTGTAGGTCTTGTATACGCAGTTATTTACTACTTCGTATTCCGATTCTTAATTGTAAAATTAAAATACAAAACACCAGGTCGTGAAGATAAACAATCACAAGCGGCTACTGCTTCAGCAACTGAATTACCATATGCAGTATTAGAAGCTATGGGTGGCAAAGCAAACATTAAACATTTAGACGCTTGTATCACACGTCTACGTGTTGAAGTTAACGACAAATCTAAAGTTGATGTTCCTGGTTTGAAAGATTTAGGCGCATCTGGTGTATTAGAAGTCGGCAATAATATGCAAGCAATTTTTGGTCCTAAATCTGACCAAATCAAACATGAAATGCAACAGATTATGAATGGTCAAGTAGTAGAAAATCCTACTACTATGGAAGACGATAAAGACGAAACTGTTGTTGTTGCAGAAGATAAATCTGCAACAAGCGAATTGAGCCATATCGTGCATGCACCATTAACTGGTGAAGTAACACCATTATCAGAAGTGCCTGATCAAGTGTTCAGCGAAAAAATGATGGGTGACGGTATCGCTATCAAACCTTCACAAGGTGAAGTTCGTGCACCATTCAACGGTAAAGTACAAATGATTTTCCCAACAAAACATGCAATTGGTCTTGTATCAGATAGTGGTTTAGAACTATTAATCCACATCGGTTTAGACACTGTTAAATTAAACGGAGAAGGCTTTACTTTACATGTTGAGGAAGGTCAAGAAGTTAAACAAGGTGATTTATTAATCAACTTTGATTTAGACTACATCCGCAATCATGCAAAGAGTGATATTACGCCTATTATCGTGACACAAGGAAACATTACAAACCTTGATTTTAAACAAGGTGAACATGGCAACATTTCATTTGGCGATCAATTATTTGAAGCTAAATAA
- a CDS encoding MurR/RpiR family transcriptional regulator, with protein MTNILYRIDKQLSDFTKTEKIIADYILKNPHKIIDMTVNDLADVTNVSTASIVRFSRKMTHQGFQELKIAISRYLPEDIATNPHLELIENESVETLKNKMIARATNTMRFVATNIMDAQIDAICDVLKNARTIFLFGFGASSLTIGDLFQKLSRIGLNVRLLHETHLLVSTFATHDDRDCMIFVTNQGSHSELQSIAQVATHYSIPIITISSTANNPVAQIADYALIYGRTDENEMRMAATTSLFAQLFTVDILYYRFVALNYHAILDCITQSKMALDNYRKHLATIDFKH; from the coding sequence ATGACAAATATTTTATATCGCATTGATAAGCAGTTGAGTGATTTTACGAAGACAGAAAAGATAATCGCTGATTACATTTTAAAGAATCCACATAAAATCATTGATATGACTGTGAATGATTTGGCAGATGTTACGAATGTTAGTACAGCATCAATTGTTAGATTTAGTCGGAAAATGACACATCAAGGTTTTCAAGAGCTAAAGATTGCGATATCTCGATACTTACCCGAAGATATTGCAACCAATCCACATTTAGAATTGATTGAAAATGAATCTGTAGAAACTTTGAAAAATAAAATGATTGCTAGAGCAACGAATACGATGCGATTTGTAGCTACTAATATTATGGATGCGCAAATTGATGCAATTTGTGATGTGTTGAAAAATGCCAGGACAATATTTTTATTTGGATTTGGCGCATCGAGTTTGACTATTGGTGATCTTTTTCAAAAGTTATCTCGTATTGGCTTAAATGTCAGGTTATTACATGAAACGCATTTACTTGTGTCAACATTTGCGACGCATGATGATAGAGATTGCATGATTTTTGTGACGAATCAAGGTAGTCATAGTGAATTGCAGTCAATTGCACAGGTGGCCACACATTACAGTATTCCCATCATAACTATATCTAGTACAGCTAATAATCCAGTGGCTCAAATTGCAGACTATGCATTGATTTATGGCAGAACTGATGAAAATGAAATGCGTATGGCGGCTACAACGTCACTATTTGCACAGTTATTCACGGTAGATATATTGTACTATCGATTTGTAGCATTAAATTATCATGCGATTCTAGATTGTATAACCCAATCGAAAATGGCACTTGATAATTACAGGAAGCATCTTGCGACGATAGATTTTAAACATTAG
- a CDS encoding PTS transporter subunit EIIC — MTKEQQLAERIIAAVGGMDNIDSVMNCMTRVRIKVLDENKVDDQELRHIDGVMGVIHDERIQVVVGPGTVNKVANHMAELSGVKLGDPIPHHHNDSEKMDYKSYAADKAKANKEAHKAKQKNGKLNKVLKSIANIFIPLIPAFIGAGLIGGIAAVLSNLMVAGYISGAWITQLITVFNVIKDGMLAYLAIFTGINAAKEFGATPGLGGVIGGTTLLTGIAGKNILMNVFTGEPLQPGQGGIIGVIFAVWILSIVEKRLHKIVPNAIDIIVTPTIALLIVGLLTIFIFMPLAGFVSDSLVSVVNGIISIGGVFSGFIIGASFLPLVMLGLHHIFTPIHIEMINQSGATYLLPIAAMAGAGQVGAALALWVRCKRNTTLRNTLKGALPVGFLGIGEPLIYGVTLPLGRPFLTACIGGGIGGAVIGGIGHIGAKAIGPSGVSLLPLISDNMYLGYIAGLLAAYAGGFVCTYLFGTTKAMRQTDLLGD; from the coding sequence ATGACCAAAGAACAACAACTTGCAGAACGAATTATTGCTGCAGTAGGTGGTATGGATAATATAGATAGTGTCATGAACTGTATGACACGTGTGCGTATTAAAGTATTAGATGAGAATAAAGTAGATGACCAAGAACTAAGGCATATTGATGGTGTCATGGGTGTTATACACGATGAACGCATTCAAGTTGTGGTTGGACCTGGTACAGTCAATAAAGTGGCTAATCATATGGCGGAATTAAGTGGTGTTAAACTAGGTGACCCAATACCACACCATCACAATGATAGTGAAAAAATGGACTATAAATCATATGCAGCTGATAAAGCAAAGGCGAATAAGGAAGCGCATAAAGCAAAACAAAAGAATGGTAAGTTGAATAAAGTATTGAAATCAATTGCCAATATCTTTATACCGTTGATTCCTGCATTTATTGGAGCTGGATTAATTGGTGGTATTGCAGCAGTACTGAGTAACTTAATGGTGGCAGGCTATATTTCAGGTGCTTGGATTACGCAACTTATAACAGTATTTAATGTCATTAAAGACGGTATGTTAGCATACTTAGCTATTTTCACTGGTATTAATGCGGCTAAAGAATTTGGTGCGACACCAGGACTTGGTGGCGTGATTGGTGGTACAACGTTATTAACGGGTATTGCTGGTAAAAATATTTTAATGAATGTCTTCACTGGAGAACCATTGCAACCTGGACAAGGTGGGATTATTGGCGTTATTTTTGCCGTTTGGATTTTAAGTATTGTCGAAAAGAGATTACATAAAATTGTGCCAAATGCGATTGATATTATTGTAACGCCGACTATTGCATTGTTGATTGTAGGACTATTAACTATCTTTATCTTTATGCCATTAGCAGGTTTTGTTTCAGACAGTTTAGTTTCAGTAGTTAACGGAATTATTAGTATTGGTGGCGTATTTAGTGGATTTATCATTGGTGCAAGCTTCCTACCGTTAGTTATGTTAGGGCTTCATCATATTTTTACGCCAATTCATATAGAAATGATTAACCAATCAGGTGCTACTTACTTATTGCCAATTGCAGCGATGGCTGGTGCTGGACAAGTAGGTGCCGCATTAGCACTTTGGGTAAGATGTAAACGCAACACAACATTACGTAATACTTTAAAAGGTGCATTGCCAGTTGGTTTCCTAGGTATCGGAGAACCATTAATCTATGGTGTGACTTTGCCATTAGGTCGACCTTTCTTAACTGCTTGTATTGGTGGTGGTATTGGTGGCGCTGTAATAGGTGGAATTGGACATATTGGTGCCAAAGCAATAGGCCCAAGTGGTGTGTCACTATTACCATTAATCTCAGATAATATGTATTTAGGTTATATTGCAGGATTACTTGCTGCGTATGCTGGTGGATTCGTTTGTACATATTTATTTGGAACGACAAAGGCGATGCGACAGACAGATTTGTTGGGTGATTAA
- a CDS encoding isochorismatase family protein yields the protein MINFNKTALVLIDLQEGILKMDYAPYTAENVVQNANKLIDVFRKNNGFIAFVRVNFYDGKDVLQPNAMISLPPKEGDDYSRFHHLLDKRDDDFVIDKRHFSAFVGTDLDLQLRRRGIDTIVLGGVATHIGVDTTARDAYQLNYNQFFVTDMMSAQNETLHQFPIDNVFPLMGQTITTNDFLNILN from the coding sequence ATGATTAATTTTAATAAAACCGCTTTAGTGTTAATCGACCTGCAAGAAGGTATTCTTAAAATGGATTATGCCCCATATACAGCTGAAAATGTCGTTCAAAACGCTAATAAATTAATAGATGTTTTTAGAAAAAACAATGGCTTTATCGCTTTTGTTCGCGTGAATTTCTATGATGGTAAAGATGTATTGCAACCAAATGCAATGATCTCATTACCACCAAAAGAAGGCGACGACTACAGTCGTTTCCATCATTTATTAGACAAGAGAGATGACGATTTTGTCATAGACAAACGACATTTTAGTGCATTTGTAGGAACAGATTTGGACTTACAATTGCGACGTCGAGGAATTGATACGATTGTTCTTGGTGGTGTCGCAACGCATATTGGCGTAGATACGACAGCGCGAGATGCCTATCAATTAAACTACAATCAGTTTTTTGTTACAGATATGATGAGTGCACAAAACGAAACGCTACATCAATTTCCAATAGATAATGTATTCCCATTGATGGGACAAACAATAACTACAAACGACTTTCTAAATATATTGAACTAA
- a CDS encoding alpha-keto acid decarboxylase family protein, which produces MKQRIGAYLIDAIHRAGVDKIFGVPGDFNLAFLDDIISNPNVDWVGNTNELNASYAADGYARLNGLAALVTTFGVGELSAVNGIAGSYAERIPVIAITGAPTRAVEQGGKYVHHSLGEGTFDDYRKMFAHITVAQGYITPENATTEIPRLINTAIAERRPVHLHLPIDVAISEIEIPTPFEVTATKYTDASTYIELLATKLHQAKQPIIITGHEINSFHLHQELEDFVNQTQIPVAQLSLGKGAFNEENPYYMGIYDGKIAEDKIRDYVDNSDLILNIGAKLTDSATAGFSYQFNIDDVVMLNHHNIKIDDVTNDEISLPSLLKQLSNISYTNNATFPAYHRPTSPDYTVGTEPLTQQTYFKMMQNFLKPNDVIIADQGTSFFGAYDLALYKNNTFIGQPLWGSIGYTLPATLGSQLADKDRRNLLLIGDGSLQLTVQAISTMIRQHIKPVLFVINNDGYTVERLIHGMYEPYNEIHMWDYKALPAVFGGKNVEIHDVESSKDLQDTFNAINGHPDVMHFVEVKMAVEDAPKKLIDIAKAFSQQNK; this is translated from the coding sequence ATGAAACAACGCATTGGAGCTTACTTAATTGACGCTATTCATCGAGCAGGCGTCGATAAAATTTTTGGTGTTCCTGGTGATTTTAATCTCGCTTTTCTAGACGATATTATCAGCAATCCCAATGTAGATTGGGTAGGAAATACAAATGAATTAAACGCAAGTTACGCAGCGGACGGTTATGCCCGTCTTAATGGACTCGCTGCATTAGTTACTACATTTGGTGTTGGCGAATTAAGTGCCGTCAACGGTATCGCAGGTTCATATGCTGAACGCATACCTGTCATTGCGATTACAGGTGCGCCGACACGTGCTGTTGAACAAGGCGGTAAATATGTACATCACTCACTTGGTGAAGGTACATTTGACGACTATCGAAAAATGTTTGCACATATAACCGTTGCACAAGGTTATATCACACCTGAAAATGCAACAACCGAAATACCACGTTTAATTAATACAGCAATCGCCGAAAGACGCCCAGTTCATTTACATTTACCAATCGATGTCGCAATCTCTGAAATTGAGATACCGACACCATTTGAAGTGACGGCAACTAAATATACGGATGCATCAACATATATAGAGTTATTAGCAACTAAACTGCATCAAGCGAAGCAGCCTATCATCATTACTGGACATGAAATTAACAGTTTTCACCTCCATCAAGAATTAGAAGATTTTGTAAATCAAACACAGATACCAGTAGCACAACTTTCATTAGGAAAAGGTGCTTTTAATGAGGAAAATCCATATTATATGGGTATTTACGATGGGAAAATTGCCGAAGATAAAATACGAGATTATGTGGACAACAGCGATTTAATTTTAAATATTGGAGCCAAATTAACAGATTCAGCAACAGCAGGTTTTTCATACCAATTCAATATCGATGATGTCGTTATGTTAAATCATCACAATATCAAAATTGACGATGTTACAAATGATGAAATATCTCTACCATCATTGTTAAAACAGTTATCCAATATTTCATATACGAATAACGCAACGTTCCCTGCGTATCATCGTCCAACATCACCCGATTATACTGTTGGCACAGAACCATTAACACAACAAACTTATTTTAAAATGATGCAAAATTTCTTAAAACCAAATGATGTCATCATTGCTGATCAAGGTACATCATTCTTTGGTGCTTATGATTTAGCATTATACAAAAACAATACTTTTATAGGGCAACCGTTATGGGGTTCTATCGGCTATACATTACCTGCAACATTAGGTTCACAATTAGCAGACAAAGATCGTCGTAACTTATTATTAATTGGTGATGGCTCATTGCAACTAACTGTTCAAGCTATTTCAACTATGATTAGACAGCATATTAAACCGGTATTATTTGTGATTAATAATGACGGCTATACGGTAGAACGACTTATTCACGGCATGTATGAACCTTATAATGAAATTCACATGTGGGATTATAAAGCTTTACCAGCTGTATTTGGTGGTAAAAATGTTGAAATTCATGACGTTGAATCATCAAAAGATTTACAAGACACGTTTAATGCAATTAATGGTCATCCCGATGTGATGCATTTTGTCGAAGTCAAAATGGCTGTCGAAGACGCACCGAAGAAACTCATCGATATCGCTAAAGCTTTTTCACAACAAAATAAATAA
- the murQ gene encoding N-acetylmuramic acid 6-phosphate etherase has translation MENSTTEARNEATMHLDEMTVEEALITMNKEDQQVPLAVRKAIPQLTKVIKKTIAQYKKGGRLIYIGAGTSGRLGVLDAAECVPTFNTDPHEIIGIIAGGQHAMTMAVEGAEDHKKLAEEDLKNIDLTSKDVVIGIAASGKTPYVIGGLTFANTIGATTVSISCNEHAVISEIAQYPVEVKVGPEVLTGSTRLKSGTAQKLILNMISTITMVGVGKVYDNLMIDVKATNQKLIDRSVRIIQEICAITYDEAMALYQVSEHDVKVATVMGMCGISKEEATRRLLNNGDIVKRAIRDRQP, from the coding sequence ATGGAAAATAGTACGACCGAAGCGCGTAATGAAGCGACGATGCATCTTGATGAAATGACTGTGGAAGAGGCTTTAATTACGATGAATAAAGAAGATCAGCAAGTCCCGTTAGCAGTTCGAAAGGCAATACCACAATTGACAAAAGTAATTAAAAAAACAATTGCACAGTATAAAAAGGGTGGACGATTGATTTATATCGGTGCAGGTACAAGTGGAAGGTTGGGTGTCTTAGATGCAGCGGAGTGTGTACCTACATTCAATACTGACCCTCATGAAATTATAGGTATTATTGCTGGTGGACAACATGCTATGACGATGGCTGTAGAAGGTGCGGAAGATCACAAAAAATTAGCGGAAGAAGATTTGAAAAATATAGATTTAACATCAAAAGATGTCGTTATAGGAATTGCCGCGAGTGGCAAAACGCCATATGTTATAGGCGGTTTAACATTTGCTAACACAATCGGTGCTACAACAGTATCTATTTCATGCAATGAACATGCAGTTATAAGTGAAATTGCGCAGTATCCAGTAGAAGTTAAAGTTGGTCCAGAAGTATTAACTGGTTCAACACGTTTAAAGTCTGGTACAGCACAAAAGTTAATTTTAAATATGATTTCAACCATCACAATGGTTGGTGTCGGAAAAGTTTACGATAACCTCATGATTGATGTTAAAGCAACCAATCAAAAACTGATCGACCGTTCAGTGCGTATTATTCAAGAAATATGTGCTATCACATATGATGAAGCAATGGCGTTATATCAGGTATCTGAGCATGATGTGAAAGTTGCGACAGTTATGGGTATGTGTGGCATTTCTAAGGAAGAAGCAACAAGACGGTTATTAAACAATGGTGACATTGTTAAACGAGCAATCAGAGATAGACAACCTTAG